A section of the Acanthochromis polyacanthus isolate Apoly-LR-REF ecotype Palm Island chromosome 1, KAUST_Apoly_ChrSc, whole genome shotgun sequence genome encodes:
- the LOC110946333 gene encoding uncharacterized protein LOC110946333 isoform X1 produces the protein MSNILFCICFVLISVAGTVTHYLTTLQFFSSVLQKQRLTDRPLSYQFWGDTPTLAPTPSVSITAEETHQTMMVVQLRVILEEHRIEKLTLPTGIPDTVEELISIVTQTFQLHGEFGLLYQDKDFDNQFFSITSTADLYDKATVKVILKEPRFTLDLHPVCEPGPSSTLSSLTSVSTHPASTTEMDISPADNDASSQASDCTSSSSRDTIILPDSCRLSAWPLPFQVPEFSRDVELILAEANISYHATGRHFMDASIKSAIMQDLAKVIFSYTAYPTNEQILSVAEALVSKFPCLKEPGSFAGLYGWQQRIKNKMHNYRAKLRSRRYSYPEIEINTLKKKHPADAVPSKNVKKPKKAEVNYLPPHPTGENQETLEKERLELICEITKKNNAKIIADKMNKTFSSRRVEVVSLSPSVGVFKERWPALFTEAQIKEEFRRLTTVSLEETFMLKLDEYTPGLLQLMHAKGGTAGSKMRPLLDTLNDTQSIEKKRDAVICCLISYLGERQEDLFHDCQEREDYTDKTMKVIVMHSVMAEEDPSDVSIVIEGNQVMEGCGSRTKACVLLMGLIYALNLEYPKQLKNTFEAFQKLFLELDGAKLLKKVHSLKNKLMQ, from the exons atgtctaatattttattttgtatttgttttgttcttatttCTGTTGCAGGCACAGTCACTCACTATTTGACCACTCTTCAGTTCTTTTCATCTGTTCTTCAAAAGCAGAGACTCACTGACAGACCACTCAGTTACCAGTTCTGGGGTGACACACCCACCCTGGCCCCCACCCCCAGTGTATCTATTACAG CTGAGGAAACGCACCAAACAATGATGGTGGTCCAGTTaagagtcattttggaagagCACAGAATTGAAAAGTTAACACTCCCAACAGGAATTCCTGATACAGTGGAGGAACTTATTTCCATAGTGACTCAAACTTTCCAGTTGCATGGGGAATTTGGACTGCTATACCAAGACAAAGACTTTGACAATCAATTTTTCAGCATCACCTCAACTGCTGACTTGTATGACAAGGCTACCGTTAAAGTGATCCTCAAAGAACCAAGATTTACCCTTGACCTGCACCCAGTATGTGAACCAGGACCATCATCTACATTAAGCTCTTTGACTTCTGTGAGCACCCATCCTGCAAGTACTACTGAAATGGACATCTCCCCTGCAGATAATGATGCATCCTCACAAGCGTCCGACTGCACATCGTCAAGTTCTAGGGACACCATTATTCTCCCTGATTCATGCCGCCTTTCTGCATGGCCACTGCCATTTCAAGTACCAGAGTTTTCTCGAGATGTAGAACTAATCCTTGCAGAGGCAAACATCTCATATCATGCAACTGGAAGACACTTCATGGATGCCAGTATTAAATCAGCGATAATGCAAGACCTTGCAAAAGTAATTTTTTCGTATACTGCTTACCCAACAAATGAGCAGATCCTCTCAGTTGCAGAAGCCTTGgtttccaagtttccttgtcttaaGGAGCCAGGATCATTTGCAGGCTTATATGGCTGGCAGCAACGCATTAAAAACAAGATGCACAATTACCGTGCCAAGCTAAGATCTCGAAGATATTCGTACCCAGAAATTGAAATCAACACCTTAAAAAAGAAGCATCCAGCTGATGCAGTgccatcaaaaaatgtaaagaagcCCAAAAAGGCAGAGGTTAATTACCTCCCTCCGCACCCTACTGGTGAAAACCAAGAGACACTGGAGAAAGAGAGGCTTGAGTTAATTTGtgaaataacaaagaaaaacaatgcaaagATAATTGcagataaaatgaataaaaccttCTCTAGCCGAAGAGTTGAAGTGGTCAGCCTCAGCCCATCTGTGGGTGTGTTTAAAGAAAGGTGGCCAGCATTATTCACAGAGGCTCAG ATCAAGGAAGAGTTCAGACGTCTCACAACAGTTTCCTTGGAGGAGACATTCATGCTGAAGCTTGATGAGTACACTCCAGGTCTTTTGCAGCTGATGCATGCCAAAGGAGGAACTGCTGGTTCCAAGATGCGCCCTCTGCTGGACACTTTAAATGAC ACACAGAGCATTGAGAAGAAAAGGGATGCAGTTATCTGCTGTCTTATCAGCTACCTTggtgaaagacaggaagatctttTCCATGACTGCCAG GAACGTGAGGACTACACAGACAAAACTATGAAGGTTATCGTGATGCACAGTGTCATGGCTGAGGaggatccatcagatgtgtcgATTGTGATTGAGGGAAACCAGGTGATGGAAGGCTGTGGAAGCCGAACAAAGgcatgtgtgctgctgatggGACTCATATATGCCCTCAACCTGGAATATCcgaagcagctgaagaacacaTTTGAAGCttttcaaaaactttttttggAACTTGACGGGGCAAAACTACTGAAGAAGGTCCACAGCctcaaaaataaactcatgCAATAG
- the LOC110946333 gene encoding uncharacterized protein LOC110946333 isoform X2 yields the protein MMVVQLRVILEEHRIEKLTLPTGIPDTVEELISIVTQTFQLHGEFGLLYQDKDFDNQFFSITSTADLYDKATVKVILKEPRFTLDLHPVCEPGPSSTLSSLTSVSTHPASTTEMDISPADNDASSQASDCTSSSSRDTIILPDSCRLSAWPLPFQVPEFSRDVELILAEANISYHATGRHFMDASIKSAIMQDLAKVIFSYTAYPTNEQILSVAEALVSKFPCLKEPGSFAGLYGWQQRIKNKMHNYRAKLRSRRYSYPEIEINTLKKKHPADAVPSKNVKKPKKAEVNYLPPHPTGENQETLEKERLELICEITKKNNAKIIADKMNKTFSSRRVEVVSLSPSVGVFKERWPALFTEAQIKEEFRRLTTVSLEETFMLKLDEYTPGLLQLMHAKGGTAGSKMRPLLDTLNDTQSIEKKRDAVICCLISYLGERQEDLFHDCQEREDYTDKTMKVIVMHSVMAEEDPSDVSIVIEGNQVMEGCGSRTKACVLLMGLIYALNLEYPKQLKNTFEAFQKLFLELDGAKLLKKVHSLKNKLMQ from the exons ATGATGGTGGTCCAGTTaagagtcattttggaagagCACAGAATTGAAAAGTTAACACTCCCAACAGGAATTCCTGATACAGTGGAGGAACTTATTTCCATAGTGACTCAAACTTTCCAGTTGCATGGGGAATTTGGACTGCTATACCAAGACAAAGACTTTGACAATCAATTTTTCAGCATCACCTCAACTGCTGACTTGTATGACAAGGCTACCGTTAAAGTGATCCTCAAAGAACCAAGATTTACCCTTGACCTGCACCCAGTATGTGAACCAGGACCATCATCTACATTAAGCTCTTTGACTTCTGTGAGCACCCATCCTGCAAGTACTACTGAAATGGACATCTCCCCTGCAGATAATGATGCATCCTCACAAGCGTCCGACTGCACATCGTCAAGTTCTAGGGACACCATTATTCTCCCTGATTCATGCCGCCTTTCTGCATGGCCACTGCCATTTCAAGTACCAGAGTTTTCTCGAGATGTAGAACTAATCCTTGCAGAGGCAAACATCTCATATCATGCAACTGGAAGACACTTCATGGATGCCAGTATTAAATCAGCGATAATGCAAGACCTTGCAAAAGTAATTTTTTCGTATACTGCTTACCCAACAAATGAGCAGATCCTCTCAGTTGCAGAAGCCTTGgtttccaagtttccttgtcttaaGGAGCCAGGATCATTTGCAGGCTTATATGGCTGGCAGCAACGCATTAAAAACAAGATGCACAATTACCGTGCCAAGCTAAGATCTCGAAGATATTCGTACCCAGAAATTGAAATCAACACCTTAAAAAAGAAGCATCCAGCTGATGCAGTgccatcaaaaaatgtaaagaagcCCAAAAAGGCAGAGGTTAATTACCTCCCTCCGCACCCTACTGGTGAAAACCAAGAGACACTGGAGAAAGAGAGGCTTGAGTTAATTTGtgaaataacaaagaaaaacaatgcaaagATAATTGcagataaaatgaataaaaccttCTCTAGCCGAAGAGTTGAAGTGGTCAGCCTCAGCCCATCTGTGGGTGTGTTTAAAGAAAGGTGGCCAGCATTATTCACAGAGGCTCAG ATCAAGGAAGAGTTCAGACGTCTCACAACAGTTTCCTTGGAGGAGACATTCATGCTGAAGCTTGATGAGTACACTCCAGGTCTTTTGCAGCTGATGCATGCCAAAGGAGGAACTGCTGGTTCCAAGATGCGCCCTCTGCTGGACACTTTAAATGAC ACACAGAGCATTGAGAAGAAAAGGGATGCAGTTATCTGCTGTCTTATCAGCTACCTTggtgaaagacaggaagatctttTCCATGACTGCCAG GAACGTGAGGACTACACAGACAAAACTATGAAGGTTATCGTGATGCACAGTGTCATGGCTGAGGaggatccatcagatgtgtcgATTGTGATTGAGGGAAACCAGGTGATGGAAGGCTGTGGAAGCCGAACAAAGgcatgtgtgctgctgatggGACTCATATATGCCCTCAACCTGGAATATCcgaagcagctgaagaacacaTTTGAAGCttttcaaaaactttttttggAACTTGACGGGGCAAAACTACTGAAGAAGGTCCACAGCctcaaaaataaactcatgCAATAG